A single window of Archangium gephyra DNA harbors:
- a CDS encoding bifunctional heptose 7-phosphate kinase/heptose 1-phosphate adenyltransferase, with amino-acid sequence MAAVLPARVTAPPLAQYALAFARRRVLLVGDLVADHYIYGQTDRVSREAPVLIVRHESSEVKLGGGANVAANVRSLSGQVTAVGLLGVDEMGRALRKLFAEAGIELSAVSAKGVETETKTRILAGGVNTTRQQMLRLDRGQRGPLPPKLRRALVKRVEEAAKDADAVVVSDYGAGVVGEEMREALRKLAADGLPVCVDSRYSLSAFTGVTVCKPNEPELQSLVGRALRTEEELVEAGHEVVRKLKCQALLVTRGRHGMALFDAKGGLDVIPVHGAKEAVDVTGAGDTVIAAFSLGLAAGGSFGDAARLANVAGALAVQKPGTATVARDELLGELRGAR; translated from the coding sequence ATGGCTGCCGTGCTGCCCGCCCGAGTGACTGCTCCCCCCTTGGCCCAATATGCGTTGGCCTTCGCGCGCCGGAGGGTGCTGCTGGTGGGGGACCTGGTCGCGGACCACTACATCTACGGACAGACGGACCGGGTGAGCCGGGAGGCGCCGGTGCTGATCGTGCGTCACGAGTCCTCGGAGGTGAAGCTGGGAGGCGGGGCGAACGTGGCGGCGAACGTGCGCTCGCTGTCGGGTCAGGTGACGGCGGTGGGGCTGCTGGGCGTGGACGAGATGGGGAGGGCGCTGCGGAAGCTGTTCGCCGAGGCGGGGATCGAGCTGAGCGCGGTGAGTGCGAAGGGCGTGGAGACGGAGACGAAGACGCGCATCCTGGCGGGAGGGGTGAACACGACGCGGCAGCAGATGTTGAGGCTGGATCGAGGGCAGCGGGGGCCGTTGCCGCCGAAGCTGAGACGAGCGTTGGTGAAGAGGGTGGAGGAGGCGGCGAAGGACGCGGACGCGGTGGTGGTGTCGGACTATGGAGCGGGGGTGGTGGGGGAGGAGATGAGGGAGGCGTTGCGCAAGCTGGCGGCGGACGGGTTGCCGGTGTGCGTGGACAGCCGCTACAGCCTGTCGGCGTTCACCGGGGTGACGGTGTGCAAGCCCAACGAGCCGGAGCTGCAGTCACTGGTGGGGAGGGCGTTGAGGACGGAGGAGGAACTGGTGGAGGCGGGGCACGAGGTGGTGCGGAAGCTGAAGTGCCAGGCGCTCCTGGTGACGAGGGGCCGGCACGGGATGGCGCTCTTCGATGCGAAGGGCGGACTGGACGTGATTCCGGTGCATGGGGCGAAGGAGGCGGTGGACGTGACGGGGGCGGGGGACACGGTGATCGCGGCCTTTTCACTCGGACTGGCGGCGGGCGGGAGCTTCGGGGACGCGGCGAGGCTGGCGAACGTGGCGGGGGCGCTGGCGGTGCAGAAGCCGGGGACGGCGACAGTGGCTCGGGACGAGCTGTTGGGCGAGCTGAGGGGGGCGCGGTGA
- a CDS encoding KamA family radical SAM protein, with product MTTTPIRGKAASAGPAEQPFSYPLRREFVEPDWRRLPGYKDVTQAEWESSVWQRKHTVKNLKELKAALGHFLPDDLLASMERDQQERATMSILVPPQMLNTMDETDLWSDPVRRYMLPAFEDRHPEWPNHPKASRDSLHEAEMWAVEGLTHRYPTKVLAEMLPTCPQYCGHCTRMDLVGNDVPQVQKHRFNLGQKERYEQMLDYLRRTPTVRDVVVSGGDIANLPIQALEPFVSALLDIPNIRDIRLASKGLMAIPQHFLQDSVLQGMERLAKKANERGVDLALHTHVNNARQLTPLVGKAVRKLLDMGFRDVRNQGVLLRGVNSTPKDLRELCFTLLDHAKILPYYFYMCDMIPNSEHWRLSVAEAQKLQHDIMGYMPGFATPRIVCDVPFVGKRWIHQVAEYDHERGISYWTKNYRTGIEGNDPDALSRKYEYFDPIYTLPESGQQWWRDQAKAA from the coding sequence ATGACCACGACGCCCATCCGCGGCAAGGCCGCCTCGGCCGGACCCGCAGAGCAGCCCTTCTCCTATCCGCTCCGCCGTGAGTTCGTGGAGCCCGACTGGCGTCGCCTCCCCGGCTACAAGGACGTCACCCAGGCCGAGTGGGAGAGCTCCGTCTGGCAGCGCAAGCACACCGTCAAGAACCTCAAGGAGCTCAAGGCCGCCCTCGGCCACTTCCTGCCGGATGACCTCCTGGCCAGCATGGAGCGCGACCAGCAGGAGCGGGCGACGATGTCCATCCTCGTCCCGCCCCAGATGCTCAACACCATGGACGAGACGGACCTGTGGAGCGATCCGGTCCGCCGTTACATGCTGCCCGCCTTCGAGGACCGGCACCCCGAGTGGCCCAACCACCCCAAGGCCAGCCGCGACAGCCTCCACGAGGCCGAGATGTGGGCCGTGGAAGGGCTCACCCACCGCTACCCCACCAAGGTGCTGGCGGAGATGCTCCCCACCTGCCCCCAGTACTGCGGCCACTGCACCCGCATGGACCTCGTGGGCAATGACGTCCCCCAGGTCCAGAAGCACCGCTTCAACCTCGGCCAGAAGGAGCGCTACGAGCAGATGCTCGACTACCTGCGCCGGACGCCCACCGTCCGCGATGTGGTCGTCAGCGGCGGGGACATCGCCAACCTCCCCATCCAGGCCCTCGAGCCCTTCGTCAGCGCCCTGCTCGACATCCCCAACATCCGCGACATCCGCCTGGCCTCCAAGGGCCTCATGGCCATCCCCCAGCACTTCCTCCAGGACTCCGTCCTCCAGGGAATGGAGCGGCTCGCCAAGAAGGCCAACGAGCGCGGCGTGGACCTCGCGCTCCACACCCACGTCAACAACGCCCGCCAGCTCACCCCCCTCGTGGGCAAGGCCGTGCGCAAGCTGCTCGACATGGGCTTCCGCGACGTGCGCAACCAGGGCGTCCTCCTGCGCGGCGTCAACAGCACTCCCAAGGATCTCCGCGAGCTGTGCTTCACCCTGCTCGATCACGCGAAGATCCTCCCGTACTACTTCTACATGTGCGACATGATCCCCAACTCGGAGCACTGGCGGCTCAGCGTGGCCGAGGCCCAGAAGCTCCAGCACGACATCATGGGGTACATGCCCGGCTTCGCCACCCCGCGCATCGTCTGCGACGTGCCCTTCGTCGGGAAGCGGTGGATCCACCAGGTCGCCGAGTACGACCACGAGCGCGGCATCTCCTACTGGACCAAGAACTACCGCACCGGCATCGAGGGCAATGACCCCGACGCCCTCTCGCGCAAGTACGAGTACTTCGACCCGATCTACACGCTGCCCGAGTCCGGTCAGCAGTGGTGGCGTGATCAGGCCAAGGCGGCGTGA
- the gmk gene encoding guanylate kinase, whose translation MNEPTPLQPGLLLVLSAPSGTGKTTLARRLLAELPDAIFSVSVTTRKPRGREQDGVDYHFVDVAAFQERIERSEFVEWAEVYGHFYGSSQAVVDEARARKGVAIFDIDVQGGLAIKRKQPDTVLVFVVPPAMDELERRLRERGTDAEETIRRRMLAARSEIERGVASYDYIIVNDDFERAYRDLHAVVIAERSRRGRVDLSKLKLEKPAP comes from the coding sequence ATGAACGAGCCTACTCCCCTCCAGCCCGGTCTTCTGCTCGTCCTCTCCGCACCCTCGGGGACGGGGAAGACCACCCTGGCGCGCCGCCTGCTCGCCGAGCTACCGGACGCCATCTTCTCGGTCAGCGTGACCACCCGGAAGCCCCGTGGACGGGAGCAGGACGGGGTGGACTACCACTTCGTGGACGTCGCCGCCTTCCAGGAGCGGATCGAGCGGAGCGAGTTCGTCGAGTGGGCCGAGGTCTACGGGCACTTCTACGGCAGCTCCCAGGCGGTGGTGGACGAGGCGCGAGCCCGGAAGGGCGTAGCCATCTTCGACATCGACGTGCAGGGCGGGCTGGCGATCAAGCGCAAGCAGCCCGACACGGTGCTCGTCTTCGTCGTTCCGCCCGCGATGGATGAGCTCGAGCGGCGTCTGCGCGAGCGCGGGACGGACGCGGAGGAGACCATCCGCCGCCGGATGTTGGCCGCTCGCTCGGAGATCGAGCGGGGAGTCGCCTCGTACGACTACATCATCGTGAATGACGACTTCGAACGCGCCTATAGAGACCTGCACGCGGTGGTCATCGCCGAGCGCAGCCGGCGGGGGCGGGTGGATCTCTCGAAGCTGAAGTTGGAGAAGCCCGCGCCCTGA
- a CDS encoding KamA family radical SAM protein: MLPPVPPSKGAPARPASEAGRRSLFPDATDAEWSDWRWHQRHAVRNLAQLEKYVLLTPDERAGVQETSELFRIGISPYYLSLIDRDHPFCPIRMQSIPVRAEARIRPGELADPLGEDKTRPEEAIVHKYPDRVLFLALDTCSVYCRHCTRRRITKGGEAELTKEQMRRGLEYIRRHPEVRDVLISGGDPFLLSEERLEELLAPLHEIPHVEMVRIGTRVPVCLPMRVTDSLARLLRRYAPVYVVTHFNHPKEVTPEAREACERLVDHGVPVENQAVLMRQLNSDARIIRELSHALLRIRVRPYYLHQMDVAQGCEHLRTPISKGMEIIQQLRGHTTGLAVPHLAVDLPGGGGKVTLQPDYVLERGEHETVFRNYKGESYVYPEPEQTDCSCPYDSVWQTRRWG; the protein is encoded by the coding sequence ATGCTCCCCCCAGTGCCGCCCTCCAAGGGCGCTCCCGCGCGTCCGGCCTCCGAGGCCGGGCGCCGCTCGCTTTTTCCCGACGCCACTGACGCCGAGTGGTCCGACTGGCGCTGGCACCAGCGCCACGCCGTGCGCAACCTCGCGCAGCTGGAGAAGTACGTCCTCCTCACCCCCGACGAGCGCGCCGGCGTGCAGGAGACCTCCGAGCTGTTCCGCATCGGCATCAGCCCGTACTACCTGTCCCTCATCGACCGCGACCATCCGTTCTGCCCCATCCGGATGCAGTCCATCCCCGTGCGCGCCGAGGCCCGTATCCGCCCCGGTGAGCTCGCGGACCCGCTCGGCGAGGACAAGACCCGGCCCGAGGAGGCCATCGTCCACAAGTACCCGGACCGCGTCCTCTTCCTCGCGCTCGACACCTGCTCCGTCTACTGCCGCCACTGCACCCGCCGCCGCATCACCAAGGGCGGTGAGGCCGAGCTCACCAAGGAGCAGATGCGTCGCGGCCTCGAGTACATCCGCCGCCACCCCGAGGTGCGCGATGTCCTCATCTCCGGCGGAGATCCGTTCCTCCTCTCCGAGGAGCGGCTGGAGGAGCTGCTCGCTCCGCTTCACGAGATTCCCCATGTGGAGATGGTGCGCATCGGCACCCGCGTGCCCGTGTGCCTGCCCATGCGCGTCACCGACTCGCTGGCCCGGCTCCTGCGCCGCTACGCCCCCGTCTACGTCGTCACCCACTTCAACCACCCGAAGGAAGTGACCCCCGAGGCCCGCGAGGCTTGCGAGCGGCTCGTGGACCACGGCGTCCCCGTGGAGAACCAGGCCGTCCTCATGCGGCAGCTCAACTCGGATGCCCGCATCATCCGGGAGCTCTCCCACGCCCTGCTGCGCATCCGCGTCCGCCCCTACTACCTCCACCAGATGGACGTGGCCCAGGGTTGCGAGCACCTGCGCACCCCCATCTCCAAGGGCATGGAGATCATCCAGCAGCTGCGCGGCCACACCACCGGGCTCGCCGTGCCCCACCTCGCCGTGGACCTCCCCGGCGGCGGCGGCAAGGTGACGCTCCAGCCCGACTACGTCCTGGAGCGCGGCGAGCACGAGACCGTCTTCCGCAACTACAAGGGCGAGTCCTACGTCTACCCCGAGCCCGAGCAGACCGACTGCTCCTGCCCCTACGACTCCGTGTGGCAGACCCGGCGCTGGGGGTAG
- a CDS encoding glycosyltransferase family 9 protein, whose protein sequence is MVWHKRLELWAKLALALVASALLWRPGRRRKPGNPLPSPRRILLVRIDNRVGEALLTTPLLTTLKAAPQPPEVHVLVHSKVARVLAGHPEADRIIPFDRRLLWLGALAPGIRALRREHYDVVVDCSNWSTPSVTSALISRLVGPRAIVIGPHQWPVRYLHSLSVPARADTTREVLQRVHLLSPLVPGAPRDGMSFRAPNVSDSFRSWLDAGSRSPRAVVNPGGRLGWRRIPPEAFAAAARALIASGRTPIVTWGPGEEELARSVVASAPGSQLAPPTNIDELAALMRSAGLTVCNNTGPMHLSVAVGAPTLGLFLRMDMARWGHPLPPHRMVDLTPVVDSGGDLPARVFEEVSAFAQGLPVRSSVS, encoded by the coding sequence ATGGTCTGGCACAAGCGGCTCGAGTTGTGGGCGAAGCTGGCACTCGCTCTGGTGGCTTCCGCCCTCCTCTGGCGTCCCGGCCGGCGGCGGAAGCCTGGAAACCCCCTCCCCTCCCCCCGGCGCATCCTCCTCGTCCGGATCGACAACCGCGTGGGAGAGGCCCTCCTCACCACCCCCCTCCTCACCACCCTCAAGGCGGCCCCCCAGCCCCCCGAGGTCCATGTCCTCGTCCACTCCAAGGTCGCCCGCGTCCTCGCCGGCCACCCCGAGGCGGACCGCATCATCCCCTTCGACCGGCGTCTCCTCTGGCTCGGCGCGCTCGCCCCCGGCATCCGCGCCCTCCGGCGCGAGCACTATGACGTCGTCGTCGACTGCTCCAACTGGTCCACCCCCTCCGTCACCTCCGCCCTCATCTCCCGGCTCGTCGGGCCTCGCGCCATCGTCATCGGCCCCCACCAGTGGCCCGTCCGGTATCTCCACTCGCTCTCCGTCCCCGCCCGGGCAGATACGACCCGTGAGGTGCTCCAACGCGTGCACCTGCTCTCCCCCCTCGTGCCTGGCGCTCCCCGTGACGGGATGTCCTTCCGCGCGCCCAACGTCAGCGACTCGTTCCGCTCATGGCTCGACGCTGGCTCCCGTTCGCCTCGCGCCGTGGTCAACCCGGGGGGCAGATTGGGATGGCGACGCATTCCTCCCGAAGCCTTCGCCGCCGCAGCCCGGGCGTTGATTGCCTCCGGGCGTACTCCCATCGTCACCTGGGGCCCCGGTGAGGAGGAACTCGCCCGCTCCGTCGTCGCCTCCGCCCCCGGCTCCCAGCTCGCCCCTCCTACCAACATCGACGAGCTCGCCGCTCTCATGCGCTCCGCCGGCCTCACCGTCTGCAACAACACCGGCCCCATGCACCTGTCCGTCGCCGTCGGCGCCCCCACCCTCGGACTCTTCCTCCGCATGGACATGGCCCGCTGGGGCCACCCCCTCCCGCCCCACCGCATGGTCGACCTCACACCCGTTGTCGACTCCGGTGGAGATCTCCCCGCCCGTGTCTTCGAGGAGGTGAGCGCCTTCGCTCAGGGGCTCCCGGTACGGAGCTCAGTTTCCTGA
- a CDS encoding adenylyltransferase/cytidyltransferase family protein has protein sequence MRTLDKVRRLAEVVEQRERWRAEGKTVALANGVFDLLHVGHVRYLEGAKELADCLVVAVNSDASTRAYKGPGRPHIPEGERAEMVAALACTDRVMVFDEPNVRNIIRALKPDVHVKGTDYTPDTIPEGDEVRAYGGRVAVAGDPKNHSTTELAQRLQAERGTK, from the coding sequence GTGAGGACCTTGGACAAGGTGCGGCGGCTGGCGGAGGTGGTGGAGCAGCGCGAGCGCTGGAGGGCGGAGGGGAAGACAGTGGCGTTGGCCAACGGGGTGTTCGATCTGCTCCACGTCGGGCACGTGCGCTATCTGGAGGGGGCGAAGGAGTTGGCGGACTGCCTGGTGGTGGCGGTGAACTCGGACGCATCGACGAGGGCGTACAAGGGGCCGGGCCGGCCGCACATTCCCGAGGGGGAGAGGGCGGAGATGGTCGCGGCGCTGGCGTGTACGGATCGGGTGATGGTGTTCGACGAGCCGAACGTGAGGAACATCATCCGGGCGCTGAAGCCGGACGTGCACGTGAAGGGGACGGACTACACGCCGGACACGATTCCCGAGGGCGATGAGGTGAGGGCCTACGGAGGACGGGTCGCGGTGGCGGGGGATCCGAAGAATCACAGCACGACGGAGCTCGCGCAGCGGCTGCAGGCGGAGCGAGGGACGAAGTAA
- a CDS encoding serine/threonine protein kinase, giving the protein MKKPTSFGKYLLLERINVGGMAEVFTAKAFGVEGFERILAIKKILPTMAEDEEFITMFIDEARISVELNHANVVRIDELGKHEDTYFIAMEYVAGRDLRTLLERYRRRKEIMPTAQAVFVASKMCEGLDYAHRKKDARGQDLGIIHRDVSPQNILISYEGEVKIIDFGIAKAANRSQKTQAGILKGKFGYMSPEQVRGLPIDRRSDVFAVGVILYEMLTGERLFVGESDFSTLEKVRNADVPMPRQFNPNIPAGLEKVLMKALARDAEERYQWASDLQEDLMRFLLAGDAIYSSKHLSAYMKEAFAEDIVREAEKMERYASIERPEQIETTGVTGELSPRAPRRQQSLPAMPAPGRAPTAPAQPAVSSGYVPPATDDELAELDGAGDKTQIFDPSLVVPRPGASGPAASSSVLVDDSLTGETNYPSEDDTSPPSARGRGGRQQVVIGEEEGEGYAGATVVGPAPTARLAPEPQESNATRVGQVESGSTMLSPMPTGHRRRLTLEQKQQDSSHDEPEQDEQHLSEEAQDEYGEQHAPGEMEDPQEEETTGPVDIPEEAAAPAPQKSKPTPPKKAPRAAVAGKKLPPKAVIGIAAGAVLLVFVILGVVLFSGPNTGSVMISVQPAQGAEVRIDGQPVAQNQVIELPAGVHKLTATAPGHLRADQSVTVTKGQRAQVLSVTLEAEPPPDQPNKPAETDTQVASATGTGTGTGTGTGTGEEPPSGSQTEPSAPTQEPAPQTASATGSTPEPEKDTPPAAVEPPKPTTFAAVFVGDSGADIEVAGKRVGKTPDAKLANLTIGKTYSFTVTRAGYKRYSGKFRSKGETEVEVPFELEKEEPAPERTVTRPSSSEKSTRSSSRSVAKGKLACSSRPPGAQIWVDGKNTGRQTPVALGNPLLLPVGSRTVVFKLGGKQSKPQKVTISEGDVAKLINIPVE; this is encoded by the coding sequence ATGAAGAAGCCGACCTCATTTGGGAAGTACCTCCTCCTCGAACGCATCAACGTTGGCGGCATGGCGGAGGTCTTCACGGCCAAGGCCTTCGGCGTCGAGGGGTTCGAGCGGATCCTCGCCATCAAGAAGATCCTCCCGACGATGGCCGAGGACGAAGAGTTCATCACGATGTTCATCGACGAAGCGCGGATCAGCGTCGAGCTGAACCACGCCAACGTCGTGCGCATCGACGAGCTCGGCAAGCACGAGGACACCTACTTCATCGCCATGGAGTACGTGGCCGGGCGGGATCTGCGCACGCTCCTGGAGCGCTACCGGCGGCGCAAGGAGATCATGCCCACGGCCCAGGCCGTCTTCGTCGCCTCGAAGATGTGCGAGGGCCTCGACTACGCGCACCGCAAGAAGGATGCGCGCGGGCAGGACCTGGGCATCATCCACCGCGACGTCTCTCCGCAGAACATCCTCATCTCGTACGAAGGCGAGGTGAAGATCATCGACTTCGGTATCGCCAAGGCGGCGAACCGGTCGCAGAAGACACAGGCCGGCATCCTCAAGGGCAAGTTCGGCTACATGAGCCCGGAACAGGTCCGCGGCCTGCCCATCGATCGCCGCAGCGACGTCTTCGCCGTGGGCGTCATCCTCTACGAGATGTTGACGGGCGAGCGGCTCTTCGTCGGCGAGTCGGACTTCTCCACCCTGGAGAAGGTCCGCAACGCCGACGTGCCCATGCCCCGGCAGTTCAATCCCAACATCCCGGCGGGGCTCGAGAAGGTCCTGATGAAGGCCCTCGCCCGGGATGCCGAGGAGCGCTACCAGTGGGCGTCGGATCTCCAGGAGGATCTGATGCGCTTCCTCCTGGCCGGCGATGCCATCTACTCGTCCAAGCACCTCTCGGCCTACATGAAGGAGGCCTTCGCCGAGGACATCGTGCGCGAGGCCGAGAAGATGGAGCGCTACGCCTCCATCGAGCGCCCGGAACAGATCGAGACCACGGGCGTCACGGGAGAACTGTCTCCCCGCGCGCCACGCCGGCAGCAGTCCCTCCCCGCGATGCCCGCGCCTGGCCGCGCTCCCACGGCTCCCGCCCAACCCGCGGTGAGCAGCGGCTACGTGCCCCCCGCGACCGATGACGAGTTGGCGGAGCTCGATGGCGCCGGGGACAAGACGCAGATCTTCGATCCTTCCCTCGTGGTCCCTCGGCCAGGTGCTTCCGGCCCGGCCGCCTCTTCGAGCGTGCTGGTCGATGACAGCCTGACGGGTGAGACGAACTACCCTTCAGAGGATGACACCTCGCCGCCCTCCGCTCGCGGTCGCGGTGGCAGGCAGCAGGTGGTCATCGGCGAAGAAGAAGGGGAGGGCTACGCGGGCGCTACGGTCGTTGGACCTGCCCCCACGGCGCGTCTGGCTCCCGAGCCCCAGGAGTCCAATGCCACCCGCGTCGGGCAGGTTGAATCGGGGAGCACCATGCTCAGCCCGATGCCCACCGGCCACCGCAGGCGGTTGACCCTGGAGCAGAAGCAGCAGGACTCCTCTCACGATGAGCCCGAGCAGGACGAGCAGCACCTGTCCGAGGAGGCCCAGGACGAGTATGGCGAGCAGCACGCGCCGGGTGAGATGGAGGATCCCCAGGAAGAGGAGACCACCGGCCCTGTCGACATCCCGGAGGAGGCGGCGGCGCCCGCTCCCCAGAAGTCGAAGCCCACGCCCCCGAAGAAGGCTCCTCGTGCGGCCGTTGCCGGCAAGAAGCTGCCTCCCAAGGCCGTCATCGGCATCGCCGCGGGCGCCGTGCTGCTTGTCTTCGTGATCCTGGGTGTCGTGTTGTTCTCCGGGCCCAACACCGGAAGCGTGATGATCTCCGTTCAGCCCGCCCAGGGCGCGGAGGTCCGGATCGACGGGCAACCGGTCGCGCAGAACCAGGTCATCGAGCTCCCCGCGGGCGTCCACAAGCTGACCGCTACCGCTCCGGGTCATCTGCGCGCGGATCAGTCCGTCACCGTCACCAAGGGCCAGCGCGCCCAGGTGCTGTCCGTGACGCTGGAGGCCGAGCCTCCGCCCGATCAGCCCAACAAGCCCGCGGAGACCGACACCCAGGTCGCCAGCGCCACGGGAACGGGTACAGGTACCGGCACGGGGACTGGCACCGGGGAGGAGCCTCCGTCCGGCTCCCAGACCGAGCCGAGCGCTCCCACGCAGGAGCCGGCCCCGCAGACCGCGTCCGCGACAGGTTCCACTCCAGAGCCCGAGAAGGACACCCCGCCCGCGGCCGTGGAGCCGCCCAAGCCCACCACGTTCGCGGCCGTGTTCGTGGGAGATTCTGGCGCGGACATCGAGGTCGCCGGCAAGCGCGTGGGCAAGACGCCCGACGCGAAGCTCGCCAACCTCACCATTGGCAAGACCTACTCCTTCACCGTCACGCGCGCCGGCTACAAGCGCTACTCCGGCAAGTTCCGCTCCAAGGGTGAGACGGAGGTGGAGGTGCCCTTCGAGCTCGAGAAGGAAGAGCCGGCTCCCGAGCGCACCGTCACCCGGCCGTCCTCCTCGGAGAAGAGCACCCGGTCTTCTTCCCGCTCCGTGGCCAAGGGCAAGCTCGCCTGCAGCTCGCGTCCTCCTGGTGCCCAGATCTGGGTCGATGGCAAGAACACCGGCCGTCAGACGCCCGTGGCGCTCGGTAATCCGCTGCTCCTCCCAGTGGGCAGCCGCACCGTCGTCTTCAAGCTCGGCGGTAAGCAGAGCAAGCCCCAGAAGGTCACCATCTCCGAGGGGGATGTGGCCAAGCTCATCAACATCCCCGTCGAGTAA
- the lpxK gene encoding tetraacyldisaccharide 4'-kinase yields the protein MSAESPGQQTPTAIERVFYPERPEPWSRRAALAPLEVLAWGYGAGVRLRGALYDARLLRGERVEGLRVVSVGNLNVGGTGKTPAVLYLAELLVREGRRVGILTRGYGRSSKEPLSFTGAGPLPSVEEAGDEPLLLARRCREARVLVGADRRMLARRARDEFGLEVVLLDDGFQHRKLARDEDLVVVDEAVGFGNGRMLPRGPLREPLSGLSRATLFWVRAAAVPGPTLPPLPAPCVRTRYRPTAWVDPAGVPHPVGALSGQPVLALAGLARPGGFLRTLGELGADVRGTAFFPDHHRFSERELHEVSSRAASLGARVVTTEKDGVRLPGGFETWTVRLGVEVLEGESYLRRALGLG from the coding sequence GTGAGCGCGGAGTCCCCGGGACAGCAGACGCCGACGGCCATCGAGCGGGTCTTCTACCCGGAGAGGCCGGAGCCGTGGAGCCGGAGGGCGGCGCTGGCACCGCTGGAGGTGCTGGCGTGGGGTTATGGGGCGGGGGTGCGGCTGAGGGGAGCGCTCTACGACGCGAGGCTGCTGCGAGGCGAGCGGGTGGAGGGGCTGCGGGTCGTCTCGGTGGGCAACCTGAACGTGGGAGGGACGGGGAAGACGCCGGCGGTGCTGTACCTGGCGGAGCTGCTGGTGCGGGAGGGGAGGAGGGTGGGCATCCTGACGCGAGGGTATGGGCGGAGCTCGAAGGAGCCGCTGAGCTTCACGGGAGCGGGGCCGTTGCCCTCGGTGGAGGAGGCGGGGGACGAGCCGTTGCTGCTGGCGCGCCGGTGTCGGGAGGCGAGGGTGTTGGTGGGGGCGGATCGGCGGATGCTGGCGCGCCGGGCGAGGGACGAGTTCGGGTTGGAGGTGGTGCTGCTCGACGACGGCTTCCAGCACCGGAAGCTGGCGAGGGATGAGGACCTCGTGGTGGTGGACGAGGCGGTGGGCTTCGGGAACGGACGGATGTTGCCGCGAGGCCCGTTGCGCGAGCCGCTCTCGGGGTTGAGCCGGGCGACACTCTTCTGGGTGCGAGCCGCGGCGGTGCCCGGGCCGACGTTGCCACCCCTGCCGGCGCCCTGCGTGAGGACGCGTTATCGGCCCACGGCCTGGGTGGATCCGGCGGGAGTGCCGCACCCGGTGGGGGCGCTGTCGGGACAACCGGTGCTGGCGCTGGCGGGGCTTGCCCGGCCGGGGGGCTTCCTGCGGACGTTGGGGGAGTTGGGGGCGGATGTCCGCGGCACGGCCTTCTTTCCGGACCACCATCGCTTCAGCGAGCGGGAGCTGCACGAGGTGAGCAGCCGGGCGGCGAGTCTGGGCGCGCGGGTGGTGACGACGGAGAAGGATGGGGTGCGGCTGCCTGGGGGCTTCGAGACGTGGACGGTGCGGCTGGGGGTGGAGGTGCTCGAGGGCGAGTCGTACCTGAGGCGGGCACTCGGGCTCGGGTAG
- a CDS encoding YicC/YloC family endoribonuclease, with product MLKSMTGFGAGRARVRDEEFSVELRSLNHKFCEVKARLPRELAALEAVLVKQVKDRLARGSVEVFIKRQTATAAGTVPVVDVGLAREYARAYRQVAEALGMMAEISWTHVANQPGVMRLEERGMDVEAATQAVQEALAQALGALEQMRQVEGEAIRADLEARLGLIERWSHEVAQLAPRSVEEYRQRLAERVAELARGISVDEQRLAQEVAVFAERTDIAEEMTRLASHLEQFRQLMAGSEPSGRRMDFLVQEMHREVNTTGSKSQHAEISSRVVSMKAEVERIREQVQNVE from the coding sequence ATGTTGAAGAGCATGACTGGATTCGGAGCGGGGCGCGCGCGGGTGCGCGACGAGGAGTTCTCCGTCGAGCTGCGCTCGCTCAACCACAAGTTCTGCGAGGTGAAGGCGCGGCTGCCGCGGGAGTTGGCGGCGCTGGAGGCGGTGTTGGTGAAGCAGGTGAAGGACCGGCTCGCCCGCGGCTCGGTGGAGGTCTTCATCAAGAGGCAGACGGCGACGGCGGCTGGGACGGTGCCGGTGGTGGACGTGGGGCTGGCGCGGGAGTACGCGCGGGCCTACCGCCAGGTGGCCGAGGCGCTCGGGATGATGGCCGAGATCTCCTGGACCCATGTGGCCAACCAGCCGGGAGTGATGCGGCTGGAGGAGCGGGGCATGGACGTGGAGGCGGCGACTCAGGCGGTGCAGGAGGCGCTGGCCCAGGCACTTGGAGCGCTGGAGCAGATGCGCCAGGTGGAGGGGGAGGCCATCCGCGCGGACCTGGAGGCCCGGCTCGGGCTCATCGAGCGCTGGAGCCACGAAGTGGCCCAATTGGCGCCGAGGTCGGTGGAGGAGTACCGCCAGCGGCTGGCCGAGCGCGTGGCCGAGCTGGCGCGAGGCATCTCCGTGGACGAGCAGCGGCTCGCACAGGAGGTGGCCGTGTTCGCCGAGCGGACGGACATCGCCGAGGAGATGACGAGGCTGGCCAGTCACCTCGAGCAGTTCCGCCAGCTCATGGCGGGAAGCGAGCCGTCTGGCCGCCGCATGGACTTCCTCGTGCAGGAGATGCACCGCGAGGTGAACACCACGGGCTCGAAGAGCCAGCACGCGGAGATCTCCTCGCGCGTGGTGTCGATGAAGGCAGAAGTCGAGCGTATCCGCGAACAGGTCCAGAACGTCGAATGA